Proteins from a genomic interval of Vreelandella profundi:
- a CDS encoding DEAD/DEAH box helicase, whose translation MTSTSVASPSFGDLALLPAVLSAVESQGYLVPSPIQAQTIPALLEGRDMLGQAQTGTGKTAAFALPLLSRLELQRREPQVLVMAPTRELAQQVAASFSKYGQNLKGLEVATLCGGQEYREQLGALKRGAQVVVGTPGRIIDHLDRGSLKLDGLSALVLDEADEMLRMGFIDDVKRVVADTPKDAQRVFFSATLPAEIERIVNRYLVNPVKVAIESGTTTGENIEQRIVRVDGGAKLEALSRILEVEPVDGAIVFVRTRAACTTLVEQLTARGVNAAGLSGDLDQSLRERTITRLKRGKVDVLIATDVAARGLDVSRITHVINYDLPQDAEAYTHRIGRTGRAGRSGIAITFAGFREGRKVGWMEQATGQKMAEMPLPDESAIRAHRDDVFHHRVLASLTKGAEEQRALIERLIEEGHDPIELTCAFAAMARADEAPIGRLQAPRKERPTRDGAPAGKPGARRERTSNSAPTEGMTRYRVSVGHKDGVKPGQLVGALANEGGIEGARIGRIDIRNAFSVVELPSGLPSTILAKMARARVAGRPLEISEDSAPAERAPRRRRDEGDAPIRRRERA comes from the coding sequence ATGACCTCGACTTCTGTCGCCTCGCCGAGCTTCGGTGATCTGGCTCTATTGCCTGCCGTTCTATCTGCTGTTGAATCACAGGGCTATTTAGTACCCTCACCGATTCAAGCACAAACCATTCCTGCGCTGCTTGAAGGCCGCGATATGCTGGGCCAAGCTCAGACAGGTACCGGTAAAACGGCTGCGTTTGCTTTACCCCTATTATCGCGCCTGGAACTCCAGCGTCGCGAGCCACAGGTGCTGGTCATGGCACCGACCCGCGAGCTGGCTCAGCAGGTAGCTGCCTCGTTTAGTAAGTATGGCCAAAATCTGAAAGGCCTCGAAGTGGCTACCCTGTGTGGCGGTCAAGAGTATCGTGAGCAGCTAGGCGCTCTTAAGCGTGGCGCACAGGTCGTTGTGGGTACGCCGGGTCGTATTATCGATCACCTGGACCGCGGTAGCCTGAAGCTGGATGGCCTGTCCGCACTAGTGCTGGACGAAGCCGACGAAATGCTGCGCATGGGCTTTATCGACGACGTAAAACGCGTGGTTGCCGATACCCCTAAAGATGCACAGCGCGTGTTCTTCTCGGCGACGCTGCCGGCAGAAATCGAGCGCATTGTTAACCGCTACCTGGTTAATCCGGTAAAAGTAGCGATTGAATCTGGCACCACGACTGGCGAAAACATCGAGCAGCGCATTGTGCGCGTCGATGGCGGCGCTAAGTTAGAAGCTCTGTCACGTATTCTTGAAGTCGAGCCGGTCGATGGGGCCATCGTCTTTGTGCGTACTCGTGCGGCCTGTACTACCCTGGTTGAGCAGCTGACTGCGCGTGGCGTTAACGCTGCTGGTCTGTCGGGCGACCTTGATCAAAGCCTGCGTGAGCGTACTATTACACGCTTGAAGCGTGGCAAGGTTGATGTGTTAATTGCTACCGACGTTGCGGCTCGTGGCCTAGACGTATCGCGTATCACTCACGTCATCAACTACGATCTGCCGCAAGATGCAGAAGCCTATACGCACCGTATCGGCCGTACCGGTCGTGCGGGTCGTAGCGGTATCGCCATTACCTTTGCTGGCTTCCGTGAAGGCCGCAAAGTAGGCTGGATGGAGCAGGCAACCGGGCAGAAAATGGCTGAAATGCCGCTACCTGATGAGTCGGCTATTCGTGCTCATCGCGATGATGTCTTCCATCACCGCGTTCTTGCCTCCTTAACCAAAGGTGCCGAAGAACAGCGTGCTTTGATTGAGCGCCTTATTGAAGAAGGCCATGATCCGATTGAGCTGACCTGTGCGTTTGCCGCTATGGCGCGTGCTGATGAAGCGCCGATTGGTCGTCTTCAGGCTCCGCGTAAAGAGCGCCCGACGCGTGATGGCGCACCTGCCGGTAAGCCGGGTGCTCGCCGTGAGCGTACTAGCAACAGCGCCCCGACCGAAGGCATGACGCGCTACCGCGTCTCTGTTGGTCACAAAGATGGCGTTAAACCGGGCCAGCTAGTCGGCGCTTTGGCTAACGAAGGTGGCATTGAAGGCGCGCGTATCGGTCGTATTGATATTCGCAACGCTTTCTCTGTGGTTGAGCTGCCAAGCGGCCTGCCTTCAACGATTCTTGCTAAGATGGCACGTGCTCGTGTAGCCGGCCGTCCGCTAGAAATCAGCGAAGACAGCGCACCGGCTGAGCGCGCACCGCGCCGTCGCCGTGACGAAGGCGATGCGCCGATTCGTCGTCGCGAACGCGCTTAA
- a CDS encoding peptidoglycan DD-metalloendopeptidase family protein: MLRILHSLPRAHKLLLLPVATMVTVLGTQKLVTTYHDLNQSYTPLESVLVPLPSDSTPGVPSLRQERTPVAEAIDRASRALDATRGNIPLSELAVTEIVDLDVISKAEADMASQPTLVSNLAAVSTITPNTASLGVSSLDSGALHMAVVVGTLTSGMLDVDSASSIEIADATSYEDYGIELFDDVSFLDLELAAEEPFVPVWKTHIVESGETFAVLAQNQLGLGYSEVLALLEDLPDQRLLTNWRAGHSFDYQLDEDGRLLSLRMMKNTREGVMLERDADQYAVTAIERQGEPVQRLYAGSVSGSFARSAQATGLNSGSVTELTKILEKKLDFRRDSRRGDRFQVLVESDMIDGETLESRVLAVKYDGERMDLTVVRNLTDNNFYTPEGGSLDPAFARYPFDGSYRLSSNFNPNRKHPITGRVSPHNGTDFAMPIGTPVLAPANGRVERVSNHPAAGRYIVVRHDNGYRTRYLHLSRQLVNQGDRVTMGERIALSGNTGRSTGPHLHYEVIVNNAPVNAMTVSLPENSSLSGETLVAFQSQAEPMLATLESGETGPVSVANYQQSDD, translated from the coding sequence ATGTTGCGAATCCTCCATTCGCTGCCTCGCGCGCACAAATTATTACTGTTACCCGTGGCCACTATGGTCACAGTGCTGGGCACACAGAAGTTAGTCACGACTTATCATGATTTAAACCAGTCATATACACCGCTAGAAAGCGTACTAGTACCGCTTCCTAGCGATTCAACCCCGGGCGTTCCTTCACTACGTCAAGAACGTACGCCGGTGGCTGAAGCGATCGATCGTGCCTCGCGTGCCCTCGACGCCACCCGCGGAAACATTCCTCTCAGCGAACTAGCGGTGACGGAGATCGTCGATCTTGACGTTATCTCTAAAGCCGAAGCTGATATGGCTAGCCAGCCTACGCTGGTAAGTAATCTGGCAGCCGTTAGCACCATCACCCCCAACACAGCATCGCTGGGCGTATCTTCGCTTGATAGCGGCGCCCTGCACATGGCGGTGGTCGTTGGCACGTTAACGAGCGGCATGCTGGACGTAGACAGCGCGTCCTCAATCGAAATTGCCGATGCCACTTCCTATGAAGACTATGGCATTGAGCTATTCGATGACGTCTCGTTTCTGGATCTAGAGCTCGCGGCAGAAGAGCCGTTTGTGCCCGTATGGAAAACGCACATTGTTGAATCCGGCGAAACCTTTGCCGTGCTAGCGCAAAATCAGCTGGGCCTTGGCTATAGCGAAGTGCTTGCCTTGCTTGAAGACTTACCCGATCAGCGCTTGTTAACCAACTGGCGTGCCGGGCATAGCTTTGATTACCAGTTAGATGAAGACGGCCGCTTACTGTCGCTGCGCATGATGAAAAACACCCGCGAAGGTGTCATGTTAGAGCGTGATGCTGACCAGTACGCGGTTACCGCCATTGAACGTCAGGGCGAACCGGTCCAACGCCTTTACGCGGGTAGCGTCAGCGGTAGCTTCGCACGCTCAGCCCAAGCCACCGGTTTAAATAGCGGCTCCGTAACTGAATTGACAAAGATACTTGAGAAAAAGCTCGATTTTCGGCGTGACAGCCGTCGCGGTGACCGTTTCCAGGTACTGGTCGAGTCAGACATGATTGATGGCGAAACCCTTGAGTCCCGCGTACTAGCCGTTAAGTATGACGGCGAACGCATGGATTTGACCGTGGTACGCAATCTGACCGACAACAATTTCTATACGCCTGAAGGCGGAAGCCTGGACCCTGCGTTCGCACGCTATCCCTTTGATGGCAGCTACCGCTTAAGCTCCAACTTCAACCCCAACAGAAAGCACCCCATCACAGGCCGCGTCAGCCCTCATAACGGCACCGATTTTGCTATGCCCATTGGCACGCCGGTTCTCGCGCCTGCCAACGGTCGGGTTGAGCGCGTTAGCAACCATCCTGCCGCCGGGCGCTACATTGTAGTTCGACACGACAACGGATACCGCACTCGCTACCTGCACCTTTCTCGCCAGCTGGTTAACCAGGGCGATCGCGTGACTATGGGCGAGCGCATCGCGCTTTCCGGTAATACCGGCCGCAGCACCGGCCCGCACCTGCATTATGAAGTCATCGTTAATAATGCCCCGGTAAACGCCATGACGGTTAGTCTTCCTGAGAACAGTAGCCTAAGTGGCGAAACGCTGGTCGCCTTCCAGAGTCAGGCAGAGCCAATGCTGGCCACGTTAGAAAGTGGCGAAACCGGCCCGGTTAGCGTGGCGAACTATC
- a CDS encoding gamma-glutamyl-gamma-aminobutyrate hydrolase family protein, which produces MSRPLIGITTSDQKSQLAWWFDWFAVWRHGGQPLRLSPERALPDSLDGLIIGGGDDIQAHLYGAEVQLNVRLDPARDELELMLLERFIPLQTPVLGICRGAQLINVHLGGTLDPDIYTTHEGLKRRRTVLPRKTVDIVGASQLHRLLGVTWCRVNSLHHQAVYQAGSGIDIVARDRDGLVQGIESREHDFLIGVQWHPEWLIFNRPQQRLIRALVTASKRHSKRCGKQYE; this is translated from the coding sequence ATGTCTCGACCGCTTATCGGAATCACAACCTCTGATCAAAAAAGCCAGTTAGCCTGGTGGTTTGATTGGTTTGCCGTTTGGCGCCATGGCGGCCAGCCGCTGCGTCTGTCGCCCGAGCGCGCTCTACCCGATAGCCTGGATGGCTTGATCATTGGCGGCGGTGACGACATACAGGCCCACCTTTACGGCGCAGAGGTACAGCTGAATGTGCGGCTTGACCCCGCACGCGATGAGCTAGAGCTTATGTTGCTGGAACGTTTTATTCCGTTACAAACGCCGGTACTAGGCATCTGCCGTGGGGCGCAATTAATCAACGTGCATCTTGGCGGCACGCTTGACCCTGATATCTACACCACCCATGAAGGCTTAAAGCGACGCCGTACCGTGCTACCCCGCAAAACCGTCGACATTGTCGGGGCTAGCCAATTACACCGCTTATTGGGCGTCACCTGGTGCCGCGTCAACAGCCTGCATCACCAGGCCGTTTATCAAGCCGGTAGCGGCATCGACATTGTGGCTCGCGACCGTGATGGCCTAGTGCAAGGCATCGAGTCTCGTGAGCACGATTTTTTGATTGGCGTGCAGTGGCACCCCGAATGGCTGATTTTTAACCGCCCCCAGCAGCGCTTAATTCGCGCACTGGTGACGGCATCAAAGCGCCATTCTAAACGGTGCGGCAAGCAGTATGAGTAG
- the tpx gene encoding thiol peroxidase: MQQITRAGEPVDVAGTLPAEGQTAPVMTLTNTNLQDVTLETYAGKRKVLNIIPSVDTPTCAMSTRRFNELASNLADTVVLVVSADLPFAAKRFCGAEGLDNVETLSTFRHAEFLEAWGVALRNSSMEGLCARAVVVLDADNRVLHSELVSELKNEPDYSAALAVLK; this comes from the coding sequence ATGCAACAGATTACCCGCGCAGGCGAACCTGTGGATGTCGCTGGCACGCTGCCCGCTGAAGGCCAAACGGCGCCTGTGATGACGCTTACCAATACGAATCTGCAGGATGTCACGCTCGAGACTTACGCAGGCAAGCGTAAAGTGCTCAATATTATTCCCAGCGTCGATACCCCCACCTGCGCAATGTCCACACGTCGCTTTAATGAGCTGGCATCTAATCTTGCTGACACCGTGGTATTGGTGGTTTCTGCCGACTTACCTTTTGCGGCTAAGCGCTTTTGCGGTGCTGAGGGGTTAGATAACGTCGAAACGCTGTCTACTTTCCGTCACGCCGAGTTTCTTGAGGCCTGGGGCGTTGCGCTGCGCAATAGTTCGATGGAAGGGCTTTGCGCCCGAGCGGTCGTCGTGCTGGATGCCGATAACCGCGTGCTGCACAGCGAGCTGGTGAGCGAGTTGAAAAACGAGCCTGACTACAGCGCTGCGCTGGCGGTTCTCAAGTAG
- a CDS encoding glutamine amidotransferase produces the protein MACVLIVKTGDAFPEVVDQHGDFETLFEKQLSTALPEHLTLRVWDARTNAPAPSLDTLAAIVITGSHSMVSDAEPWSEALKPWLEEALAKDTPMLGVCYGHQLMAAAFGGVSDYHPAGRESGTRTVRLTQAGQLDPLFRQLPESFAAHLTHAQSVIQAPLESTVLAHNSHDAHQALRYGPRQWSVQFHPEFTAPVMRAYLERQRASLRDQGEEPEALLASVVDCQAASSLLKRFLTFV, from the coding sequence ATGGCCTGTGTACTAATTGTTAAAACTGGCGACGCTTTTCCAGAAGTGGTCGACCAACATGGTGACTTTGAAACGCTGTTTGAAAAGCAGCTCAGCACCGCCCTGCCAGAGCATTTGACGCTGCGGGTCTGGGATGCTCGGACAAATGCGCCCGCGCCCTCACTGGATACGCTGGCCGCCATCGTGATCACCGGCTCGCACAGCATGGTGAGTGACGCCGAGCCCTGGAGCGAAGCGCTCAAGCCGTGGCTTGAAGAGGCGCTCGCCAAGGATACGCCCATGCTCGGCGTTTGCTATGGCCATCAGCTAATGGCTGCCGCGTTTGGCGGCGTGAGTGACTATCATCCGGCTGGCCGGGAGTCCGGCACGCGCACCGTGCGGCTCACCCAGGCAGGTCAACTCGACCCCTTGTTTCGCCAGCTACCGGAAAGCTTTGCCGCGCACCTTACGCACGCGCAGTCCGTCATACAGGCGCCGCTTGAGTCTACAGTACTCGCCCATAACAGCCACGATGCTCATCAGGCGCTGCGCTACGGACCGCGCCAGTGGAGCGTGCAATTTCATCCTGAATTCACCGCGCCCGTGATGCGCGCCTATCTTGAACGCCAGCGCGCGTCGCTGCGTGACCAGGGCGAAGAGCCCGAAGCGCTACTGGCAAGCGTTGTTGACTGTCAGGCAGCTTCAAGCCTTCTCAAGCGGTTTTTAACCTTCGTATAG
- a CDS encoding LysR family transcriptional regulator: protein MSRVTLSQWQMLAAVVDHGGFARAAEAVHKSPSTLNHAVHKLEEQLGVQVLEPIGRQVRLTEAGELLLRRARQLIESAASLEDVAIRLAAGLEAEVVVAIDQVFPADAQAKALERFSETYPQVRVQLHESVLNGGVEMLYDGRADLVVSGIEAQGFLGEPLVTVRFIAVAHPQHALHQLGRLLDLRDLAQYRQLVVRDSALRQSTNAGWLKAEQRWTVTHLNTSLDMLRRGLGFAWMPETRIADELRSGQLKPLPLPAGGVREVPVQLIFRDRDRAGPAAHAMASALKQAVISECAVQDSTQSNEKP from the coding sequence ATGTCCCGGGTTACGCTTTCACAATGGCAAATGTTGGCAGCCGTGGTTGATCATGGTGGGTTCGCGCGTGCGGCAGAAGCCGTGCACAAAAGCCCTTCCACGCTGAATCATGCCGTCCATAAGTTAGAAGAGCAGTTAGGGGTTCAGGTGCTAGAACCCATTGGCCGCCAGGTACGCTTAACCGAAGCCGGTGAGCTGCTCCTTCGGCGCGCCCGTCAACTGATTGAAAGCGCGGCCTCGCTTGAGGATGTTGCCATTCGGCTTGCCGCTGGTTTAGAGGCGGAGGTCGTCGTCGCTATCGATCAGGTGTTTCCCGCCGATGCCCAAGCCAAAGCGCTAGAGCGCTTTTCTGAAACGTACCCTCAAGTGCGCGTTCAGTTGCACGAAAGCGTGCTCAATGGTGGCGTAGAAATGCTCTACGATGGCCGGGCTGATCTGGTGGTCTCGGGCATTGAGGCTCAAGGGTTTTTGGGTGAGCCGCTGGTCACCGTACGTTTTATCGCAGTGGCACATCCTCAACATGCGCTTCATCAGTTAGGCCGCTTGCTGGACTTGCGCGATCTGGCTCAGTATCGCCAACTGGTGGTGCGCGACTCGGCGCTGCGCCAATCGACAAACGCTGGCTGGTTAAAAGCAGAGCAGCGCTGGACGGTCACTCACCTAAATACGTCGCTGGATATGCTCCGGCGTGGCTTGGGTTTTGCGTGGATGCCTGAAACGCGTATCGCTGACGAGTTGCGAAGCGGTCAGTTGAAGCCGCTGCCGCTTCCCGCAGGCGGAGTTCGCGAGGTGCCGGTTCAGCTTATTTTTCGTGACCGTGATCGTGCCGGGCCTGCTGCTCATGCGATGGCCTCTGCGTTAAAGCAAGCAGTGATAAGCGAGTGCGCCGTGCAGGATTCGACTCAGTCGAATGAAAAGCCCTAA
- a CDS encoding amidoligase family protein, which translates to MTLQAPPNRLNSHGKNRHVGVEIEFAGLPPSDTALIVRDLFGGELNVVSPHRLLVEATRWGTFGIELDTQYAHPDQSLFEDPSALDNEWARHRHQRRIEFHQKTRELIGDMVTGLVPTEIVVPPVPWNELEALDTLFEALREHGAKGTDASLMYGFGLHLNPEVAHFDVGYLLAMLRAYMLLASWLRDDIKIDITREILPHANPFPKEYVLKVLDSHYSPDLDTLIDDYLRDNPTRNRELDMLPLFAYLRPEHPHALLHAKLTKSRPTFHYRLPNAQLSQPGWGSVVEWNRWVEVEKLAANPEALLARCAEYIAAQNRPLLTRVKEKLGHWLRRKR; encoded by the coding sequence ATGACGCTACAAGCTCCGCCCAACCGCTTAAACAGCCATGGAAAAAACCGGCATGTTGGCGTCGAAATTGAATTTGCTGGCCTACCACCCAGCGACACAGCGCTGATCGTACGCGATCTATTTGGCGGGGAGCTTAACGTGGTAAGCCCTCACCGGCTACTAGTAGAAGCTACTCGCTGGGGGACGTTTGGTATCGAGCTAGATACTCAGTACGCGCATCCTGACCAATCCTTGTTTGAAGATCCTAGCGCTCTCGACAACGAATGGGCGCGCCACCGGCACCAACGACGCATTGAGTTTCACCAGAAAACCCGTGAGCTGATCGGCGACATGGTCACTGGTTTAGTGCCGACAGAAATAGTGGTGCCCCCCGTGCCCTGGAATGAACTCGAAGCGCTAGACACGCTATTTGAAGCTCTGCGTGAACATGGTGCGAAAGGCACCGATGCAAGCCTAATGTATGGGTTCGGGCTGCATCTTAATCCGGAAGTAGCGCACTTTGACGTCGGCTATCTGCTCGCCATGCTGCGGGCCTATATGCTACTTGCCAGCTGGCTGCGCGACGACATCAAAATCGACATTACCCGGGAAATACTGCCTCACGCCAACCCCTTCCCTAAAGAATACGTGCTGAAAGTACTCGATAGCCATTATTCCCCCGATCTTGACACGCTGATCGATGACTACCTGCGCGACAACCCTACGCGTAATCGCGAGCTGGACATGTTGCCACTCTTCGCCTATTTACGTCCTGAGCACCCACATGCATTGCTGCATGCCAAGCTCACCAAGTCGCGCCCTACCTTTCACTACCGGTTGCCTAATGCGCAGCTTTCACAGCCTGGCTGGGGCTCGGTAGTCGAATGGAACCGCTGGGTCGAGGTAGAAAAACTCGCCGCCAACCCTGAAGCGCTGCTGGCACGTTGCGCCGAATATATCGCTGCTCAAAACCGGCCGCTGCTAACGCGTGTAAAAGAGAAACTGGGCCACTGGCTTCGCCGTAAGCGTTAG
- a CDS encoding PRC-barrel domain-containing protein: MRKTILTTVIGTALLGSVAMSAHASSEPQGMYSADNILDAEVYFAGGSGEEIGEVEDILFDEEMRITALVIESGSVLGLGGREIVVGTDYFTLETDMQNDGDTEHRILVSASQEEVEAFPAYNRDWWEQTKASARDAWQTTQEGAQSAWQSTREAVNPNE; encoded by the coding sequence ATGCGTAAAACTATCCTGACAACCGTTATCGGTACCGCCCTATTAGGAAGCGTTGCCATGAGCGCCCACGCGTCAAGCGAGCCGCAGGGCATGTATTCTGCCGACAACATTCTTGACGCAGAGGTTTATTTTGCCGGCGGTTCCGGTGAAGAAATCGGTGAAGTTGAAGATATTCTGTTTGACGAGGAAATGCGTATCACCGCTCTGGTCATTGAAAGCGGTTCAGTGCTCGGATTAGGTGGCCGTGAAATCGTAGTCGGCACCGACTACTTCACCCTCGAAACCGATATGCAAAACGATGGTGATACGGAACACCGCATTCTGGTCAGCGCTAGCCAGGAAGAAGTAGAAGCATTTCCTGCCTACAATCGTGACTGGTGGGAGCAGACTAAAGCTAGCGCCCGCGATGCTTGGCAAACTACCCAGGAAGGCGCACAAAGCGCTTGGCAAAGTACGCGTGAAGCCGTTAATCCTAACGAGTAA
- a CDS encoding CsbD family protein, whose protein sequence is MNWDQIEGKWTEMKGKARSSWGDLTDDELDQIGGKKDQLVGKLQQKYGLAREDAERKADEWAEKQ, encoded by the coding sequence ATGAACTGGGATCAGATTGAAGGTAAATGGACAGAAATGAAGGGCAAGGCTCGTTCAAGCTGGGGCGACCTTACTGACGATGAGCTGGATCAAATCGGTGGCAAGAAAGACCAGCTGGTTGGCAAGCTTCAGCAAAAATATGGCCTTGCGCGAGAAGATGCAGAACGTAAAGCCGATGAGTGGGCTGAGAAGCAGTAG
- the nfi gene encoding deoxyribonuclease V (cleaves DNA at apurinic or apyrimidinic sites) produces MPAPLHDWNLAPREARALQSRLAKRLEMSDRLAPVSHIAGVDIGFEEGGETTRAAVVVLKWDLATAPDLRVVEQVVYREPTRMPYIPGLLSFREVPAALGAFAMLSVQPELVMVDGQGIAHPRRLGVAAHLGLWLDLPTMGIAKSRLCGKHAEVGEQRGDWVPLYAGAETIGAVVRSRAKVKPVYVSPGHRMSLETSLAWMMRCLGRTKLPEPTRLADRLASRRDERKS; encoded by the coding sequence ATGCCCGCACCGCTACATGATTGGAACCTTGCGCCAAGAGAGGCGAGGGCGCTGCAGTCACGGCTGGCTAAGCGGCTAGAAATGTCGGATCGGCTAGCGCCGGTTTCGCATATCGCCGGCGTCGACATCGGCTTTGAAGAGGGCGGCGAAACGACGCGCGCCGCGGTGGTTGTGCTGAAGTGGGATCTGGCCACTGCGCCAGATTTACGCGTGGTTGAGCAGGTGGTTTATCGTGAGCCCACGCGCATGCCGTATATTCCCGGCCTGCTGTCGTTTCGTGAAGTTCCTGCGGCGCTGGGAGCTTTTGCAATGCTCAGCGTGCAACCTGAGTTAGTGATGGTGGATGGCCAGGGAATTGCTCATCCGCGCCGTTTAGGCGTGGCGGCGCATTTAGGGCTGTGGCTTGATTTACCCACGATGGGTATTGCCAAGTCACGTCTGTGTGGAAAGCATGCCGAGGTGGGCGAGCAGCGCGGCGACTGGGTGCCGCTTTATGCGGGAGCCGAGACGATCGGTGCCGTCGTGCGCTCCCGCGCTAAGGTCAAACCCGTCTATGTGTCGCCAGGGCACCGGATGTCGCTGGAAACCTCGCTCGCCTGGATGATGCGCTGCTTAGGCCGCACTAAGCTGCCTGAACCAACGCGCCTGGCAGATCGATTAGCCTCCCGGCGCGATGAGCGTAAATCGTAA
- a CDS encoding glutathione S-transferase family protein, whose product MGLLINGEWHDQWYDTKKNSGEFVRESAKLRDWVGDQPETDGRCYPAANDRYHLYVSLACPWAHRTLIMRALKGLKPLIGTSHVSPLMLGDGWTYRQDEGASGDPINGIDFHHQLYTMTDPHYTGRVTVPLLWDKQRNAIINNESADLLRMFNHAFDELTGNDLDFYPLDLRSVIDEVNADVYDHINNGVYKSGFATEQDVYEKHVKALFEALERMEVRLSTQRYLAGEWLTEADIRLFTTLVRFDAVYYGHFKCNFKRIEDYPNLANYVREIYQWPGVAETVNMDHIKRHYYYSHDTINPTRIVPAGPLLDFQRPHDRERLPGQGVRRK is encoded by the coding sequence ATGGGACTATTAATAAATGGCGAGTGGCACGACCAGTGGTACGACACCAAAAAGAATAGTGGTGAATTCGTGCGTGAATCAGCCAAGCTGCGCGACTGGGTGGGCGACCAGCCGGAAACAGACGGTCGCTGCTACCCAGCCGCCAACGATCGCTATCATTTATATGTGTCCCTTGCGTGTCCTTGGGCGCACCGCACTTTAATTATGCGTGCGCTAAAAGGGTTGAAGCCGCTTATTGGCACGTCGCATGTTAGCCCGCTGATGCTGGGGGATGGTTGGACCTATCGCCAGGATGAGGGCGCCAGCGGCGATCCAATCAATGGCATCGACTTTCATCACCAGCTCTACACGATGACCGACCCGCACTACACTGGCCGAGTCACCGTTCCCTTGCTGTGGGATAAGCAGCGTAACGCTATCATCAATAATGAGTCTGCGGATTTGCTGCGCATGTTTAATCATGCCTTTGATGAGCTTACTGGCAACGATTTAGATTTTTATCCCTTGGATCTGCGTAGCGTAATAGATGAAGTCAACGCCGATGTGTATGACCACATCAATAACGGCGTTTATAAGTCAGGCTTTGCCACCGAGCAGGACGTTTATGAAAAGCATGTGAAAGCGCTATTTGAAGCGCTGGAGCGCATGGAGGTGCGCCTAAGCACTCAGCGTTATTTGGCAGGGGAGTGGTTAACTGAGGCTGATATTCGTCTCTTCACCACCCTGGTGCGTTTCGATGCGGTTTATTACGGCCACTTCAAATGCAATTTTAAGCGTATTGAAGATTATCCCAACCTGGCCAATTATGTGCGCGAAATCTATCAATGGCCGGGCGTGGCCGAGACGGTCAATATGGATCATATCAAGCGCCACTACTATTACAGCCACGATACGATTAATCCGACACGCATTGTTCCCGCCGGCCCGCTGCTCGATTTTCAGCGACCTCATGATCGGGAGCGTTTGCCAGGGCAGGGTGTCAGGCGTAAATAG